From a region of the Castanea sativa cultivar Marrone di Chiusa Pesio chromosome 10, ASM4071231v1 genome:
- the LOC142612692 gene encoding transcriptional corepressor LEUNIG isoform X2: MSQTNWEADKMLDVYIHDYLVKRDLKASAQAFQAEGKVSSDPVAIDAPGGFLFEWWSVFWDIFIARTNEKHSEVAASYIETQLIKAREQQQHQQQQQQQQQQPQQPQHQQQQQQQQQQQHMQMQQILLQRHAQQQQQQQQQQQQQQQQPQQQQPQQQQQQLPTPQQQRRDGAHLINGSTNGLVGNDPLMRQNAGTANAMATKMYEERLKLPQRDSLDDAAMKQRFGDNVGQLLDPNHASILKSAAATGQPSGQVLHGAAGGMSPQVQARNQQLPGSTPDIKSEINPVLNPRAGPEGSLIGIPGSNQGSNNLTLKGWPLTGLDQLRSGLLQQQKPFIQAPQPFHQLQMLTPQHQQQLLLAQQNLTSPSASDESRRLRMLLSSRSMSLGKDSLTNSVGDVVPNVGSPLQAASPLLGRGDTEMLIKLKMAQLQQQQQQQNSNPQQQQQQQLQQHALSNQQSQSSNHNLHQQDKMGGAASVTMDGSMSNSFRNDQTGRKRKQPVSSSGPANSSGTANTAGPSPSSAPSTPSTHTPGDVISMPNLPHSGSSSKPLMMFDGPGTLTSPSNQLWDDKDIELQADIDRFVEDEDNVESFLSPDDTDPRDSVVRCMDMSKGFTFNEVSSVRASSSKVVCCHFSSDGKLLASGGHDKKAVLWNTDSLKPKTTLEEHSSLITDVRFSPSMSRLATSSFDKTVRVWDADNPGYSLRTFTGHSSTVMSLDFHPNKDDLICSCDGDGEIRYWSINNGSCQRVFKGGTAQMRFQPRFGRYLAAAAENVVSILDVETQACRHTLQGHTNAVHSVCWDPSGEFLASVSEDSVRVWTLGSGSEGECVHELSCNGNKFHSCVFHPTYSSLLVIGCYQSLELWNMSENKTMTLSAHDGLIAALAVSTVTGLVASASHDKFVKLWK; this comes from the exons ACGCAGTTGATTAAAGCAAGGGAGCAGCAACAGcatcaacaacaacagcaacagcagcagcagcaacctCAACAACCACAGcatcaacaacagcaacagcaacagcaacagcagcaGCATATGCAGATGCAGCAGATCCTGTTGCAGAGGCATGCccaacagcagcagcagcagcagcagcagcagcagcaacagcaacagcaaccgCAACAACAGCAGccgcagcagcagcaacagcagcTGCCAACACCACAGCAGCAGCGAAGAGATGGGGCCCACCTTATTAATGGCAGCACAAATGGGCTTGTTGGAAATGACCCTCTCATGCGGCAGAATGCTGGAACTGCGAATGCCATGGCAACAAAGATGTATGAGGAAAGATTGAAACTGCCCCAAAGGGATTCTTTGGATGATGCGGCTATGAAA CAAAGGTTTGGTGACAATGTGGGCCAGCTTTTGGATCCAAATCATGCCTCAATATTGAAGTCAGCTGCAGCAACTGGCCAGCCTTCAGG GCAAGTGTTGCATGGTGCAGCTGGTGGCATGTCTCCACAAGTTCAAGCTCGAAATCAACAACTACCAGGGTCCACACCG GACATAAAGAGTGAGATTAATCCAGTTTTAAATCCCAGAGCTGGTCCTGAAGGATCATTGATTGGAATTCCTG GGTCAAATCAAGGTAGTAACAATTTGACTCTGAAAGGGTGGCCACTCACA GGGCTGGATCAGCTTCGCTCTGGGCTTCTTCAGCAACAAAAGCCTTTTATACAGGCACCTCAGCCCTTTCATCAACTCCAGATGTTGACACCACAGCACCAGCAACAGCTTTTGCTTGCACAGCAAAACTTAACATCACCATCTGCCAGTGATGAGAGTAGGAGACTGAGAATGCTTTTGAGTAGTCGGAGCATGAGTCTTGGGAAGGATTCCCTTACAAATTCTGTTGGTGATGTGGTTCCAAATGTTGGATCTCCGCTTCAAGCTGCTAGCCCACTATTGGGTCGTGGAGATACAGAAATGCTGATTAAG TTAAAAATGGCTCAGTTACAACAGCAACAGCAGCAACAGAACAGTAACccacagcaacagcaacagcaacagcttCAACAACATGCTCTTTCAAATCAGCAATCACAGAGttcaaatcacaatcttcacCAGCAAGATAAAATGGGTGGTGCTGCTAGCGTCACTATGGATGGCAGCATGTCAAATTCCTTTCGAAATGATCAG ACtgggagaaaaagaaagcagCCAGTATCATCTTCTGGTCCTGCGAATAGCTCTGGAACTGCAAACACTGCCGGACCCTCTCCAAGTTCAGCACCCTCCACACCCTCAACACATACCCCTGGAGATGTAATATCAATGCCTAATTTGCCTCATAGTGGTAGTTCTTCCAAGCCATTGATGATGTTTGATGGTCCTGGCACCCTTACATCACCATCAAATCAATTG TGGGATGATAAAGATATTGAATTGCAGGCTGATATTGATCGTTTTGTAGAGGATGAGGATAATGTTGAATCTTTTTTATCCCCTGATGATACAGACCCTAGAGATAGTGTTGTTCGCTGTATGGACATGAGCAAAG GGTTCACATTTAATGAAGTAAGTTCTGTTCGAGCAAGCTCAAGCAAAGTCGTCTGTTGCCACTTTTCATCAGATGGGAAATTGCTTGCCAGTGGTGGCCATGATAAGAAG GCTGTATTGTGGAACACAGACTCTTTAAAGCCAAAAACCACACTTGAAGAACATTCTTCTTTGATTACTGATGTCCGTTTCAGTCCGAGCATGTCACGTCTCGCAACATCTTCATTTGACAAAACTGTCAGGGTTTGGGATGCTGACAAT CCTGGTTATTCGCTTCGTACCTTTACGGGGCATTCTTCCACTGTGATGTCACTTGACTTCCACCCAAATAAAGATGACCTCATTTGCTCTTGTGATGGAGATGGTGAGATACGATACTGGAGTATTAACAACGGCAGCTGTCAAAGAGTGTTTAAG GGTGGTACGGCCCAAATGAGATTCCAACCCCGTTTTGGAAGGTACCTTGCTGCTGCTGCAGAGAATGTTGTATCTATACTGGATGTGGAGACCCAAGCTTGTCGGCATACATTACAG GGACATACTAACGCAGTCCATTCTGTGTGCTGGGACCCTTCTGGTGAGTTCTTAGCGTCCGTCAGTGAGGACTCTGTCAGAGTTTGGACACTTGGATCAGGGAGTGAAGGAGAGTGCGTACATGAGCTGAGCTGTAATGGCAATAAATTCCATTCATGTGTTTTCCATCCTACATATTCTTCATTGCTGGTCATTGGCTGTTACCAG TCTCTGGAGCTTTGGAACATGTCAGAGAACAAGACAATGACTCTGTCAGCTCATGATGGACTAATTGCTGCATTGGCTGTGTCAACTGTTACAGGTTTGGTTGCTTCGGCTAGTCATGACAAGTTTGTCAAATTGTGGAAGTGA
- the LOC142612692 gene encoding transcriptional corepressor LEUNIG isoform X3 encodes MSQTNWEADKMLDVYIHDYLVKRDLKASAQAFQAEGKVSSDPVAIDAPGGFLFEWWSVFWDIFIARTNEKHSEVAASYIETQLIKAREQQQHQQQQQQQQQQPQQPQHQQQQQQQQQQQHMQMQQILLQRHAQQQQQQQQQQQQQQQQPQQQQPQQQQQQLPTPQQQRRDGAHLINGSTNGLVGNDPLMRQNAGTANAMATKMYEERLKLPQRDSLDDAAMKQRFGDNVGQLLDPNHASILKSAAATGQPSGQVLHGAAGGMSPQVQARNQQLPGSTPDIKSEINPVLNPRAGPEGSLIGIPGSNQGSNNLTLKGWPLTGLDQLRSGLLQQQKPFIQAPQPFHQLQMLTPQHQQQLLLAQQNLTSPSASDESRRLRMLLSSRSMSLGKDSLTNSVGDVVPNVGSPLQAASPLLGRGDTEMLIKLKMAQLQQQQQQQNSNPQQQQQQQLQQHALSNQQSQSSNHNLHQQDKMGGAASVTMDGSMSNSFRNDQVSKNQTGRKRKQPVSSSGPANSSGTANTAGPSPSSAPSTPSTHTPGDVISMPNLPHSGSSSKPLMMFDGPGTLTSPSNQLWDDKDIELQADIDRFVEDEDNVESFLSPDDTDPRDSVVRCMDMSKVSSVRASSSKVVCCHFSSDGKLLASGGHDKKAVLWNTDSLKPKTTLEEHSSLITDVRFSPSMSRLATSSFDKTVRVWDADNPGYSLRTFTGHSSTVMSLDFHPNKDDLICSCDGDGEIRYWSINNGSCQRVFKGGTAQMRFQPRFGRYLAAAAENVVSILDVETQACRHTLQGHTNAVHSVCWDPSGEFLASVSEDSVRVWTLGSGSEGECVHELSCNGNKFHSCVFHPTYSSLLVIGCYQSLELWNMSENKTMTLSAHDGLIAALAVSTVTGLVASASHDKFVKLWK; translated from the exons ACGCAGTTGATTAAAGCAAGGGAGCAGCAACAGcatcaacaacaacagcaacagcagcagcagcaacctCAACAACCACAGcatcaacaacagcaacagcaacagcaacagcagcaGCATATGCAGATGCAGCAGATCCTGTTGCAGAGGCATGCccaacagcagcagcagcagcagcagcagcagcagcaacagcaacagcaaccgCAACAACAGCAGccgcagcagcagcaacagcagcTGCCAACACCACAGCAGCAGCGAAGAGATGGGGCCCACCTTATTAATGGCAGCACAAATGGGCTTGTTGGAAATGACCCTCTCATGCGGCAGAATGCTGGAACTGCGAATGCCATGGCAACAAAGATGTATGAGGAAAGATTGAAACTGCCCCAAAGGGATTCTTTGGATGATGCGGCTATGAAA CAAAGGTTTGGTGACAATGTGGGCCAGCTTTTGGATCCAAATCATGCCTCAATATTGAAGTCAGCTGCAGCAACTGGCCAGCCTTCAGG GCAAGTGTTGCATGGTGCAGCTGGTGGCATGTCTCCACAAGTTCAAGCTCGAAATCAACAACTACCAGGGTCCACACCG GACATAAAGAGTGAGATTAATCCAGTTTTAAATCCCAGAGCTGGTCCTGAAGGATCATTGATTGGAATTCCTG GGTCAAATCAAGGTAGTAACAATTTGACTCTGAAAGGGTGGCCACTCACA GGGCTGGATCAGCTTCGCTCTGGGCTTCTTCAGCAACAAAAGCCTTTTATACAGGCACCTCAGCCCTTTCATCAACTCCAGATGTTGACACCACAGCACCAGCAACAGCTTTTGCTTGCACAGCAAAACTTAACATCACCATCTGCCAGTGATGAGAGTAGGAGACTGAGAATGCTTTTGAGTAGTCGGAGCATGAGTCTTGGGAAGGATTCCCTTACAAATTCTGTTGGTGATGTGGTTCCAAATGTTGGATCTCCGCTTCAAGCTGCTAGCCCACTATTGGGTCGTGGAGATACAGAAATGCTGATTAAG TTAAAAATGGCTCAGTTACAACAGCAACAGCAGCAACAGAACAGTAACccacagcaacagcaacagcaacagcttCAACAACATGCTCTTTCAAATCAGCAATCACAGAGttcaaatcacaatcttcacCAGCAAGATAAAATGGGTGGTGCTGCTAGCGTCACTATGGATGGCAGCATGTCAAATTCCTTTCGAAATGATCAG GTTTCTAAAAACCAGACtgggagaaaaagaaagcagCCAGTATCATCTTCTGGTCCTGCGAATAGCTCTGGAACTGCAAACACTGCCGGACCCTCTCCAAGTTCAGCACCCTCCACACCCTCAACACATACCCCTGGAGATGTAATATCAATGCCTAATTTGCCTCATAGTGGTAGTTCTTCCAAGCCATTGATGATGTTTGATGGTCCTGGCACCCTTACATCACCATCAAATCAATTG TGGGATGATAAAGATATTGAATTGCAGGCTGATATTGATCGTTTTGTAGAGGATGAGGATAATGTTGAATCTTTTTTATCCCCTGATGATACAGACCCTAGAGATAGTGTTGTTCGCTGTATGGACATGAGCAAAG TAAGTTCTGTTCGAGCAAGCTCAAGCAAAGTCGTCTGTTGCCACTTTTCATCAGATGGGAAATTGCTTGCCAGTGGTGGCCATGATAAGAAG GCTGTATTGTGGAACACAGACTCTTTAAAGCCAAAAACCACACTTGAAGAACATTCTTCTTTGATTACTGATGTCCGTTTCAGTCCGAGCATGTCACGTCTCGCAACATCTTCATTTGACAAAACTGTCAGGGTTTGGGATGCTGACAAT CCTGGTTATTCGCTTCGTACCTTTACGGGGCATTCTTCCACTGTGATGTCACTTGACTTCCACCCAAATAAAGATGACCTCATTTGCTCTTGTGATGGAGATGGTGAGATACGATACTGGAGTATTAACAACGGCAGCTGTCAAAGAGTGTTTAAG GGTGGTACGGCCCAAATGAGATTCCAACCCCGTTTTGGAAGGTACCTTGCTGCTGCTGCAGAGAATGTTGTATCTATACTGGATGTGGAGACCCAAGCTTGTCGGCATACATTACAG GGACATACTAACGCAGTCCATTCTGTGTGCTGGGACCCTTCTGGTGAGTTCTTAGCGTCCGTCAGTGAGGACTCTGTCAGAGTTTGGACACTTGGATCAGGGAGTGAAGGAGAGTGCGTACATGAGCTGAGCTGTAATGGCAATAAATTCCATTCATGTGTTTTCCATCCTACATATTCTTCATTGCTGGTCATTGGCTGTTACCAG TCTCTGGAGCTTTGGAACATGTCAGAGAACAAGACAATGACTCTGTCAGCTCATGATGGACTAATTGCTGCATTGGCTGTGTCAACTGTTACAGGTTTGGTTGCTTCGGCTAGTCATGACAAGTTTGTCAAATTGTGGAAGTGA